One Mycolicibacterium sarraceniae genomic window carries:
- a CDS encoding cytochrome P450 has translation MTARIMDDAGRVLAAPQSYADEAQLHTALAHLRAHAPVSWVDVEGYRPFWAITRHADVMDIERQNDLFTNDPRPILVVADLDEKLRADREAGIGLSTLIHMDDPHHRDMRKIGADWFRPKAMRALKSRCDELAKVYVDQMVQRGPELDFSQEIAVNYPLYVILSLLGLPESDFPRMLKLTQELFGGDDTELQRGESSDAMIAVLLDFFAYFSALTASRRERPTEDLTSAIANATIDGQPLSDMDTASYYVIVASAGHDTTSAGIAGGLLELVRHPGELQRLKNDPGLMGTAVEEMIRCTTPVKEFMRTAHADTEVRGVPIAKGESVLLSYVSANRDEEVFSDPMRFDVGRDPNKHLSFGYGVHFCLGAALARMEMHSFFSELIPRINSIELAGEPELSATTFVGGIKHLPIRYSLT, from the coding sequence ATGACCGCACGGATCATGGATGACGCGGGACGCGTTCTGGCCGCCCCGCAGTCGTATGCCGATGAAGCGCAGTTGCATACGGCGCTCGCCCATTTGCGCGCGCACGCCCCGGTGTCCTGGGTCGACGTCGAGGGTTATCGGCCGTTCTGGGCGATCACCAGGCACGCCGATGTCATGGACATCGAACGGCAGAATGATCTGTTCACCAACGATCCAAGGCCGATACTCGTGGTGGCCGATCTCGACGAGAAGTTGCGTGCGGATCGGGAAGCCGGGATCGGCTTGAGCACGCTGATCCACATGGACGATCCGCACCACCGCGACATGCGTAAGATCGGAGCGGATTGGTTTCGTCCGAAAGCCATGCGCGCCTTAAAGTCTCGGTGTGACGAGCTCGCCAAGGTGTACGTCGACCAGATGGTACAACGCGGGCCCGAACTGGACTTTTCCCAAGAGATCGCGGTCAACTATCCGCTGTATGTGATCCTGTCCCTGCTGGGTCTGCCTGAGTCCGACTTCCCCCGCATGCTCAAGCTCACCCAGGAACTGTTCGGTGGCGACGACACCGAGCTGCAGCGCGGCGAATCCAGCGATGCGATGATCGCGGTGCTGTTGGATTTCTTCGCCTACTTCTCCGCATTGACGGCCTCGCGCCGCGAGCGCCCGACCGAGGACCTGACGTCGGCGATCGCCAACGCCACCATCGACGGCCAGCCGCTGTCCGATATGGACACCGCGTCCTACTACGTGATCGTCGCCAGCGCCGGCCACGACACCACGAGCGCCGGAATCGCGGGCGGTCTGCTCGAATTGGTGCGTCACCCCGGTGAACTACAGCGGCTGAAGAATGACCCCGGTTTGATGGGCACGGCGGTCGAAGAGATGATCCGCTGCACGACACCGGTCAAGGAGTTCATGCGCACCGCCCACGCCGACACCGAAGTCCGCGGCGTCCCGATCGCCAAGGGTGAGTCGGTTCTGCTGTCCTATGTCTCGGCCAATCGCGACGAAGAAGTCTTCTCCGACCCGATGCGCTTCGACGTCGGCCGCGACCCCAACAAGCACCTATCCTTCGGCTACGGCGTGCACTTCTGCCTGGGCGCAGCATTGGCCCGAATGGAAATGCACAGCTTCTTCTCCGAACTCATTCCCCGCATCAACTCCATTGAGCTCGCCGGCGAGCCAGAGTTGTCGGCCACCACTTTCGTCGGCGGCATCAAACACCTGCCGATCCGATACTCGCTGACGTAG
- a CDS encoding LysR family transcriptional regulator ArgP, which translates to MSGSGEARLDAGQLAAFAAIVELGSFEAAADRLHVTASAVSQRVKALEKHVGQVLLVRGKPCLPTAAGKPLLRLAAQTAMLEAEAIAEMAGGDSAPRPRIALAVNADSMGAWFVGVFLELPDVVFDIRIEDQDHSAQLLREGVVMGAVTTERTPVPGCRVHPLGVMRYLPVASSGYVKRHLPNGFTADAVAQAPSLAWNRADALQDMLVRNVFRRSIDRPVHYVPTAEGFGAAVRAGLGWGMYPEQLAAPALSDGSFVQVSDVHLDVPLFWQCWKLDSSLMATLTATVRSAAEVLRQRR; encoded by the coding sequence CTGAGCGGCTCCGGTGAGGCCCGCCTGGACGCGGGCCAGCTCGCGGCGTTCGCCGCGATAGTCGAGCTCGGCAGCTTCGAGGCCGCCGCCGACCGATTGCATGTCACGGCGTCGGCGGTGAGCCAACGTGTCAAGGCTCTGGAGAAGCACGTGGGCCAGGTGCTGCTGGTTCGCGGAAAGCCTTGCCTGCCAACCGCAGCCGGGAAGCCGCTGCTTCGGCTGGCTGCTCAAACCGCAATGCTGGAGGCGGAGGCCATCGCCGAGATGGCCGGTGGTGATTCGGCGCCGAGACCGCGGATTGCACTGGCGGTCAACGCGGATTCGATGGGCGCGTGGTTTGTCGGAGTGTTCTTGGAGTTGCCCGATGTGGTGTTCGACATCCGTATCGAGGATCAGGACCACTCTGCTCAGCTGTTGCGTGAGGGCGTGGTGATGGGCGCGGTCACTACCGAGCGCACGCCGGTGCCGGGCTGTCGGGTGCATCCGCTGGGAGTGATGCGGTATCTGCCGGTGGCCAGCAGCGGCTATGTGAAACGCCATCTACCCAACGGTTTCACCGCTGATGCGGTAGCGCAGGCCCCGTCACTGGCGTGGAATCGCGCCGATGCCCTTCAGGACATGCTGGTGCGCAACGTATTTCGTCGATCGATCGACCGGCCTGTTCATTACGTGCCGACGGCGGAGGGCTTCGGTGCCGCGGTGCGAGCGGGATTGGGCTGGGGGATGTATCCCGAACAGCTGGCCGCGCCGGCTCTGTCCGACGGCTCTTTCGTCCAGGTCAGCGACGTGCACCTGGACGTTCCCCTGTTCTGGCAGTGCTGGAAGCTCGACAGCTCGCTCATGGCCACCCTCACCGCCACCG
- a CDS encoding TetR/AcrR family transcriptional regulator, which yields MTVQGRTYGGLSSQQRSQERRGRLLDAARELIAEFGVAPLTVDLVCQRAKLSKRYFYIEFATKDDLLDACADELYSRLKEAMEAVLSTAPLPQRAHGVLRTVVRTLVASAADARLYMESPGFPRLRQVQQREISEFTERIAAEAMPFDGRPKPAVDRLLATRAMVTAATELISAWLHGDIETDEQTLVATLTAITLGAAGAV from the coding sequence ATGACTGTCCAGGGACGCACCTACGGCGGGCTGAGCTCTCAACAACGCTCCCAAGAGCGTCGCGGACGCCTGCTCGACGCCGCGCGCGAACTGATCGCCGAGTTCGGTGTGGCACCACTCACCGTCGATCTGGTGTGCCAGCGGGCGAAGCTGAGCAAGCGGTACTTCTACATCGAGTTCGCCACCAAGGACGATCTGCTCGACGCCTGCGCCGACGAGCTGTACTCCCGCCTCAAGGAGGCGATGGAAGCGGTGCTGTCGACGGCGCCCCTGCCGCAGCGGGCCCATGGCGTGCTGCGGACGGTGGTCCGCACGCTGGTCGCCAGTGCGGCCGACGCGCGCCTTTACATGGAGTCGCCCGGGTTCCCGCGGCTGCGCCAGGTCCAACAACGCGAAATCAGTGAGTTCACCGAGCGCATCGCCGCCGAAGCAATGCCGTTCGACGGGCGACCGAAGCCGGCGGTGGACCGCCTGCTCGCGACCAGAGCAATGGTCACCGCAGCCACCGAGCTCATCAGCGCATGGCTGCACGGTGATATCGAGACCGACGAACAGACCCTCGTCGCCACCCTCACCGCCATCACACTCGGCGCGGCCGGTGCGGTCTGA
- a CDS encoding siderophore-interacting protein, which produces MSFSPASVVETLPLSPRLRRISLHIDDPETLAIPAGDDCAVGVFFDPTTPDAGRTYSVRRHTGDRIDLDIVLHTGGRGSAWAQTATAGDRVGLDHARAWYRRPSGITRQLLVTDLAGLPATARIVEETPPAVATTVIIEAADHHDLDYLPAGPGVTVVPSLGTGNGATPSRLPDLLREADLPEPGYCWFAGEAAASRAVRKYVRGRGWTIDQYDINGYWRFDSTAWDTRFAVVGDEAVAVYQRAIAAGKGEKVALEEFDDALEQVGL; this is translated from the coding sequence ATGAGCTTCTCGCCCGCGTCCGTCGTCGAGACGCTCCCGTTGAGTCCGCGGCTGCGCCGGATAAGCCTGCACATCGATGACCCCGAGACACTGGCCATCCCGGCGGGCGACGACTGCGCCGTCGGCGTCTTTTTCGACCCCACAACACCCGATGCGGGCCGCACCTACTCCGTGCGCCGTCACACCGGTGACCGGATCGATCTCGACATCGTGCTGCACACCGGCGGCCGGGGCAGCGCCTGGGCGCAGACCGCGACCGCCGGGGATCGAGTCGGGCTCGACCACGCTCGGGCCTGGTACCGGCGGCCGTCCGGGATCACACGGCAGCTGCTCGTCACCGATCTCGCCGGACTGCCGGCCACCGCCCGCATCGTCGAGGAAACACCACCAGCCGTCGCGACCACCGTCATCATCGAGGCTGCCGACCACCACGACCTGGACTACCTCCCCGCTGGTCCCGGCGTCACCGTCGTCCCCAGCCTCGGCACCGGCAACGGGGCCACGCCGAGCCGGCTCCCAGACCTCCTTCGAGAGGCCGACCTGCCAGAACCCGGGTATTGCTGGTTCGCCGGTGAAGCCGCCGCATCGCGTGCGGTCCGCAAATACGTGCGCGGCCGGGGCTGGACCATCGACCAGTACGACATCAACGGATACTGGCGATTCGACTCCACGGCGTGGGACACCAGATTCGCGGTCGTCGGCGACGAGGCCGTCGCCGTCTACCAGCGGGCGATCGCCGCGGGCAAGGGCGAGAAGGTGGCGCTCGAGGAGTTCGACGACGCCCTGGAACAGGTCGGGTTGTAG